The genomic stretch GCGCTTTAAGAGACTTTGGAGTTATTAAAAAAGGTAATTTAGGCGGCTTTATAGAAAATGAAAACAACCTATCGCATCATGGTAATTGCTGGGTAGGTGGTAATGCATTCGTCTTATCTTGTGCTTGCGTTTACGATAATGCTCAAGTTTATGATGATGCTGAAGTTTATGGTAGTGCACGAATTAAACATAATGCACATGTTTACGGTTTTGCCGAAGTTTATGGAATGGCAACGGTTTCCGGTAATGCACGTATTTATGGTAACGCAAAAATTTATCGTGATGCGGATATTGATGGCGATAATATCATGTCCACTGGAGAAAAAGCATGGTGAAAAAATACGAACTGACTGATGAGACAATCGAAGTTGATGGAAAAACTCTTCACCGAATTAGAGCATTGAGAGACTTTGGAGATGTTAAAAAAGGAGATCTAGGTGGTTTTATTGAAAATGAAGGAAATCTTAGCCATGAGGGCAATTGTTGGGTAGGTGGTTCATATATACCCTGTGCAACTGGATATGTTTACGGCAATGCCAAGATTTATGAGAATGCTAAGGTTTATGGCAATGCACGTGTTTATGACAATGTAGAGGTTTTTGGAAATACCTATATTATGGGTCCTGCTCGCATTTATAACAATGTAAAAATTTATGATAATGCTATTATATCGGGCTGTTTCGTGGGAAATGTTGAGATTTTTGGAGATGCAAAAGTTTATGAGAATGCTCGTATTTATGACGAAGTTAAGATTTCTCAAAATGCCGAGGTTTGTGGATTAGCTAATATTAACGGAAACACGAGAATTCCTCAAGATATAAAAATCTAACAACCAAACCAAACAACTTTTAACACAAGCGTGATTCACGCCACGGGGGAATTGCGCGCAATGGAGGAAAGCAAAATGAATGAACAAAACACGAACTTAACAGAAGTAAACAAAACAAACAATTGTGAAGTCAAATCTACAGCTATGGAACTTATTTTAGAAAGAGCTTTAGAAAATGATGTCGATCTGGACCGTCTCAAGAGCCTTCTCGAGTTACGAGAAAAGGAGATAGAACGACAAGAGCGCAAGAATTTTGTCCGTGATCTTTCTATTATGCAAATGGAATATCAAAAAATACATAAAAATGCTACAAACACCCATACAAATAGCCAATATGCTACGCTTGATAAATATCTTGATGCCATAAAGGATAGTCTTTCAAAATATCGCTTTTCCTTGTTTTCTCGTATCAAAGAGCAGAATTCAAATGGCATAACTGTAGAAATGACTTTAAAGCATATATCAGGCAATGAAATATCAACACAAGGAACATTTCCTTTTGACACTACAGGGAGTAAAAATAACATACAAGCAGTTGGTTCTACAATCACTTACGCACGTAGATATCTCTTAGGTATGCTTCTTAATATTGTGAGTGAAGATGATGATACAGATGGAAACGCTCCTATCAAAAAGGCATTTCCGCAGCAAATCAATGAAATCAGAAGACTCATAGTGCAAACCCAATCAGAAGAAGCAAAGGTACTTGATTATGTTAAAGTCAAAAATCTTACGGATATGTCTGAGGGACAAGCCCAAATCGTTTTGCATCTTTTGAAAGATAAACAAAACAAGCAAAAGGCTCCAAAAGAACAATCTCTTCCACAACAAAAGAAGATAGACGCACCTATACAAGATATTGAATATGCACCAACACAACAACAAACGGCGGTGTGAAATGAAACAAAGAACAGAAGAATGGTTTCAAGCCCGTCTAGGCAAAGTCACCGCATCAAACGTTTATAATGTACTCAGTAAAACAGCGAGGGGAACCCCTACAAGCAAATATGAGAACTATAAAATCCAACTTATGACAGAGCGATTAGCAGAGAAAGTAAACCAGTTTTATACGACACCTGCTATGCAATGGGGCATTGAACATGAAGAAGATGCCCTAAAAGAATATGAATTCATTTATGACACGATTGTCACAAGATGCGGATTTATCGAACATCCCACAATCAAAATGGCTGGTGCAAGCCCTGATGGTTTTATTGGTGATGACGGTTTAGTTGAAGTCAAATGCCCGCAAACAAATACTCACCTGCGCTTTTTTATAGATGACAATATAAAGCCCGAATATAGTGCGCAAATGCAGTTCCAAATGGCTTGCACTGGACGAAAATGGTGTGATTTCATTAGCTATAATCCGCATTTTGTAGGCAAATCACTTCACTTGCGCATGAAAATCAAACGCATCTACCGTGATGAAGAACAAATTGAACAGATCAATCAAGCGGTTGAAGTCTTTTTAGAGGAAATAGAGCAAGAGATGGAAAAGATCTCGACAAAAGCTGCATGAAGTTATGGGGGTGCTCTCTCCTCCCAGCACCCCCACCCATTTAAGTAATAAATAATATAAAAATAGAAAGGCAATAAGAT from Bartonella kosoyi encodes the following:
- a CDS encoding lambda exonuclease family protein, whose translation is MKQRTEEWFQARLGKVTASNVYNVLSKTARGTPTSKYENYKIQLMTERLAEKVNQFYTTPAMQWGIEHEEDALKEYEFIYDTIVTRCGFIEHPTIKMAGASPDGFIGDDGLVEVKCPQTNTHLRFFIDDNIKPEYSAQMQFQMACTGRKWCDFISYNPHFVGKSLHLRMKIKRIYRDEEQIEQINQAVEVFLEEIEQEMEKISTKAA
- a CDS encoding ERF family protein — encoded protein: MNEQNTNLTEVNKTNNCEVKSTAMELILERALENDVDLDRLKSLLELREKEIERQERKNFVRDLSIMQMEYQKIHKNATNTHTNSQYATLDKYLDAIKDSLSKYRFSLFSRIKEQNSNGITVEMTLKHISGNEISTQGTFPFDTTGSKNNIQAVGSTITYARRYLLGMLLNIVSEDDDTDGNAPIKKAFPQQINEIRRLIVQTQSEEAKVLDYVKVKNLTDMSEGQAQIVLHLLKDKQNKQKAPKEQSLPQQKKIDAPIQDIEYAPTQQQTAV